The sequence CCACACCACGTTCCCACTCACCACCCCGTACACCCCGTTGATCCCTATCCCGGCGTTGTCGTACACCCGGTTCGACTCGATCCTCGAACTCCACTGCCCGATCCCGTCACCACGATTTCCGTAGACGACGTTCTCGCGCACCGTCGCATTGCTGGCGTCCACCCCATGACCGTTGTTCCACACGTCGTTCCACTGCGCCACCGCTGCGTCGTATACCCCAGACCATTGAAGTTGTTGCTCCAGGTCCGGTTGCCACTCCCCAGAACCGCATTGCCACTCAACGCGATTCCATGGCGGTTCCCCACGGCCACGTTGTCTTCCACCAGCACCCGGTTGGCCACGCCACCGCTTCCACCAACACTGAAACCCCAGCTGTTGTTCGCAAACGCCTCGTTGCCCACGATGCGCGTGCGCACCCCCTCGCTGTGCAACCCTTCGCCATTACCAACGAAGGTGTTGCCCTCGAACACCGCATCCATCGACCGTGACCAAAGCCCATACGACGAATTGCTCTCGAACCTCGACCCCACCACCGTCCACGCATCGTTCGACGTGTCCATCGCCACGCCCGAATGGCTGTTGCCAATCGCCACAATGTCGTTCAGCACCACCCCGTCGGAGTCCGCTCCATTCGCCGCCCCGATCCCGTGCTGCCCGCCCCGGAATACCAACCCCTCCAACGTCACATCGTCCGCACCCGCAAACTGCAACGCCCACGCCCCATTGGTCGTGTTGCCCCGGTCCAGCACGCTCCCATGCCCCGACGCACCCACTATCGTCACACCACTGTCGTCCGATGAAAGCACCACGTTGGCACCGAGAACATACGTACCGGTATCAACGAGAATGGTGTCCCCCGCGCCCAGGTTGTAGCGCGAAAGCACATCAGCGAGGGAGGCCATGGGCCTGTCTGGCGAAAGACCATCGTTGTTGACGGACCCGGCGGCCGTGGTGAACTCGTCGCCCTCCGTGGAGGTGTCATTCACGTAGTAGAACGAAATTGGCGTGATCACCTGGACCGGTGCGTCGGAGGTGTCGGCAATCGACGCATCAGCGACCGAGGAGATCCGGATCGTGTAGTTGCCGACCGGGAAGTCGGCCGCGTTCACCGTCCACACATAAGAGCCGTCGTTGCTCTCGCCGACCGATAGGGGCAGGAACACGTCATTGGTCGAAGGACCGGCGATCTGGATATCGACGTTCCCGGAGAATCCGGACGAGCGCCAACGGATGTCGACTGTTCTGCCCTGTGCGATGCGCTCGCCCCCATTCGGAGAAAGCACGGTGACGTACTGTGCCGGGCTGAGAGATGCCTGTGTCGTGCCTCCATAGGCGCCCAGGTTGACGTAACCGCCGTTGGGGGCCGGCTCCTGACTGAAATCGGTAGAGGACCGGCCACGGTCGATTGCGGGTGAAGTAGCGCCAAGGTGGACCGGTGTCGGCACGGCAACTTCGGAGGGCAAGCCGCTTCCCGGATCGAGCACCGGCACGAAGGATCCCGCGGCGAAGGTTCCGTAGGCGCTTTGCAGATGGAAATCGTCGTCTCGCCCATCCGACAGCGGACCGCTGTATCCCAGCACGTTGTCTGCACCATCAGTATCGACGAACAACGCATCGCCAGTAAGGCTGTTGGTGTCCTGCAGGCTGCCGCTGCGCCACGCCGCCAGTGTCGAGCGCGGCATACCCTGCCAGAAGCCGACCTGACCGGCACCGGTCACGTCATAGAGATTGAAATCGGACTGGAAGCCGGTGAAGCTGTCGGCGCTCACGTTGATCGCGATTCCGTCTGTCGACACAAGAATGTTGTCGAAGACCTTCACTCCGTTCCCGGTCACCGACAAGACATTGCCGGCGCCTTGCTGGATCGTGTTTCCCAGAATCTGCGAATCCGGGGCGCTGGCGAGAACGACTCCTGCGGTCCCGTTCGCGTAGATCAGGTTGTGCTTCAGGGTAGATCCGGAATTTCCAGCCGCCCGTACACCGGTGCCATTGGAATACACGACGTTACCGAGAAGGATCGAGGCCGAAACATCGATGCCGAAGGAGCCGTTGGCCATCACGCGGTTGCGTTCAACGGTAGCGCCAGAAGCCGAAATTCCGGTGGCGTTACCCGTTGTCACATTCGACACCACTCGTGTCCCTGAAACGCTGATGCCGGAACTCACATTCCCCGACGCAGTGTTACCTGCCACCACCACGTTGCCACTGGCCTCGATGCCATTGGCTCGATTCGAATTCGCGCGATTGCCGTTTCCGGCCGACAGGTCGGTATCCCCGACGAGTGTCGTGCCGGTGCTGTTGGAAACCGATAGGCCCACCCGGTTGCCGGTCGCAATGTTGCTTTGCACCTTGGCATTGCCCGCGTTCACGACGGCAAGCCCCAGTGACGTGTTGCCAGTCACGACATTTCGCGACACCACGCTAACCACACCTGCGATACGGATTCCGTTCCCATTGCCCGTCGCGATGGAATCCATCAACGACGCAATAGGCCCATCGATCCAGATGCCCCAGCCGCCGTTGCCGCTGGCGGTCAGGTGCGAGAAATCGGAGAACTGCGCGCTGGTGTCGATGGTCATGCCGTCCACCGAGTGGCCCGTCGCCGTGAGATAGGACGCGGAGAAGCTCTCCGACCCGTCGTGCACGTACAGGCCGCGGCCGCTGTTGACCAGCGAAAGATGCTCGACGGTGACGAAGTCGGCGTCGTTCAGTTCGATGAGACCGGCAAACCGCGTGTTGGGAATGGCCGGGAACAAGGTCGCGACGCGGGAGGCGTCGAGCGGACCGGTGATGCGAAAGCCCTCGTCGAGCCCGAGCCCGAGGTCGAGCGAGCCGGACAACGTGAGTGCGTCGATGAGCGGATAGTCGCCGGTGTCGATGCGCAGGACCGCGCCGGCATCGAGCGTGTAGGCCCGCAGCACGTTGACCGGGTTGGGCTTGGGTGCGGCCGCCGTCTTGCCGGTGTTGCGGTTGGAGCCGGTCGCACCGGGCGTGAACTCGTCGTTCGCGTCCGAGGCGTCATCGACCCAGTAGTCCTTGCCGTCCTCCGGCACCGAGAACACTTCCTGGCTGCGGTCCAGGACTTCCGGCGCATCCACGAGCGACACCTGGATGCGCAGGCGGTGGGTGCCGAAGTCCACGCTGCTCGCCTCGGGCGTCCAGATGAACTCGCCGTCGTCCGGCGTGGCCTCCACGATGCTGCGGTACAGCTTGGGACCGTCGGCCGTGTCCTGCAGCAGATCGATGCGCACGGCCGAGAAGCCGGTGTTGTTGGTGGTTTCCCAGCGGATCGTGAGCGGTTCTCCCTTCTCCCAGTCCGTGTAGAGATCCGGGAAACGCAGCGCGATCCGGCGCGCGGTTTCGGGCTGCGATTCGTGTGTGCCGAAGCCGTAGGCCCCCAGGTCCGGTGCCCAGGCCTGGGACACCACGCGCAGGAACGCGCCGTCCAGCCAGGCGTCGTTCGCGCCCGAGCCGACCCGCTCTGCCTCGAAGCGGAACACGACGGAGCGCGCGCCGACCGGAATCGACGCGCGGCCCCCCATCAATTCCCAGCGGTCCGCGACGTCCGATGCATCCACGGTCCTCTCGCCGACGAGATTGCCGGTGCCGTCGAGGAACCGCAGGACGATCTTGCCTTCGTCACGAGTGCCGTCGTCGGCACGCCGCACGCGCCCGCCGAACACGATGTCCAGCGCCCCGCTGTCGAGCGCCTGAGCGCTGTAGCCGGCCGCCACGAGATCGACGCTCTGCTGCGCGAAGCCGCCTTCCGTGTCACCGGCATAGAAGCGGTTGGAACCGTCCCACGCCGCAGGGGCGCCAGCCTTCACGCCGCCGCTGACGTTGACGGTCCAGCCGGTCGTCCCGGACTCGAAGCCCGGGTTGGTCAGCAGGTTCGCGTAGCCGGGGGGCAGCGCGCGATCAAGACGCACGTCGGCCATGTCGACCGACGGACTGGTGAAGCGCAGTCCGGCGACGGGGTCCCGCAGGCGGAAGTCGTCCGCGTGGAGGTCGAAGAACGCGGGCCGCGCCCACTGCGGATTGACCACGGTCGCGCCGATGGAGTGCAGGTCGAAGCGGGCGATGTCCGCCTGCCAGTCGAGCACGTCGGTGAAGTCCTTGGTCCAGTAGCCGACCTTGCCCGTGCCGCTCGCGTACAGATCGTTGTAGTCGCTGAAGAAGCCGGCCTGCGAGTCGTTGGCCACGTACAGGTCGTAGCCGGACTCCGCCCAGAAGATGTTGCCGATGACCTCCACACCGCTCGATGCGGTCTGTATGCGGACGTTGTCGCCCTGCGGCGCGTAGAAGGTGTTCTGATACAGCCCGACGCCGCTCCTGCTGGAGATCAGCACCCCGGCCGTGGTGTTGCGGTAGACGAGGTTGTGGTGGATCTGCTGACCGGTCTCGGCGCGGATGCCCATGCCGTTGCCGGCGATACGGCTGTACTGGATCGTGCCCTGGAATCCGCCGATCCCGGTCTCGTTCTCTTCGATCAGGTTGGCCGTGTCCAGCGAATCTCCGCCGATGGTGCCGGTACCCCGTACACCGGTCACGGCACCGGTCACGTGCTGATACTGGATGCGGGCATTCACCATATCGACACCGGTCTGGCCGCCTTCCACGTGGTTCACGCCGCTGCCGGCCACGAAGCCCAGGGCCCCGGCGCCTGCGACGGTTGTCCGGACGCCCGTCGTCGTGCCGCGGATCGTGTTGCCGATCAGTGCCGCGGCGGCGTCGTACTGGACGCCCAGCCCGCTTTCGATGAGGTTGTCCGCGATCAGGCCGTCGAAGGCCGCCGAGATCACCAGGCCGATGGAACCGCCGGAAACGTGGTTGCCGCGGATGTTCCCGCTTGCCGCTGCGCCCAGCGTGATGGAACGCAGCGTGTTGTTGCGGACACGCAGATCCGATGCCCCGATACCGCCAGGCGCCGTCACTTCCAGGGCGGATGCCGTGTTGCCGTCGATCAGCGCGTGAGCGACCGCATCGACGACCCGGATGACGCCGCTCACGTCGCTGACCGTCACCTGGGCACTGTCGCCGCCTTCCAGACGCACGTCTCCCGTGACGTGCGATTCCGTCAGCGTGAAGCGTGCCGCGCCCTGCACCGTCACCGCACCGTTGATCCGCAGGCGCTGGAACGTCACGTCCGCAGCGCCGGACGCGACGGTCACGGGTCCATTCAGCACGGCGCCTTCCGCGCCGACGATCGTCACGCCGGCATCCTGTGCCGAGATCGTGAACGGACCGCCGTGCGCACCGTGCACCACGATCAGGTCGCCCAGCCCGAGGTCGTTGCTGTCGAGCACCTGCTGCAGCGTCACGCCGGTAGAGGCGTCGGCGATGAATGTACGAGAGACGGCGACGGAACTGCCGCGCGCGAGGATGCCCGGCACGCCGGACGCGGCGTCCTGCCACGCGACGATGGGCAGTCCACCGGCGTTGGTCGCTGCGGCGAGCGCCTGCGCGGAACCACCGGTGAGGCTCAAGCCCGCACCGCTGGCATCGCCCGGCACTTCCTCGATGAAGCCGGCGCCGGTGTAGCGAACCGCGTAGAGCTGCGTCTGCGACGATTCGTAGGCGGCGCGGGTCCACAAGAGCCGCAGCACGCCGCCGCCGCTGGTGAGCACGGGATCCGAACGCAACTCCGGCGTGTCGAACGTCCCGCGCACCTGCGCGGCTGCGTTGCCGGCGTATTCCACCACCGTGATCGCGGCCCCTTCGTCCGAGAAGGTCTGCCACGCGGCGAACAGGGATCCCGCGTGATAGGCGAGCGTCGGACGGGCGTTGTACGACAGCGTTCCGGCGTAGGCGCCGTCGGTGGAGCCGCTCATCCCGGACCCGGTGCCGGAACCTGCGCGCTCGGTCCAGTTGCCGGACACCAGTTCGCGCAGATACGCCTGCCGCGCTCCCGTCGACGCGTCGATCTGCGTCCAGGCGACGGCCACCCGGGTGCCGTCGGTCGCGGCCGCCAGATCTTCGACCTGCACCGTGACGGCGCCGCCCGCGATCCCTGCGCCGGAAGCCCCGTTCGCGCCGAGCGCCTGCCACGTGCCGCCCGAGAAGGTCTTCGCGTAGATGCGCTTGGCGTCCGCCGCGCCTTCGAGCCAGATGACGGCCGGGCCACCGGCGGTGATCACCACCCTGGCGCTGTCGGCCTGCCCGCTGCCCGAGATGCCGCCGGCAGCCAGCGACGTGCCCAGCGATTCCCACGCACCCGCTCCGCCCTGCGCCGCGGGGTCGAACCTTGCCACGCGGATTTCGCGGCCCGTGGCCGTTTCCTGCGTCCAGGCCACGACCACGCGGCCTTGAGCATCGATCGCCACGCTCGGTGCGTAGGCGGGCGTCGCCGCGTCGCTGACGCCTCGCGCCGACGCGCTGGTTCCGAGCTGGATCCAGCCGCTCGCTCCGTGCCTGGCAGCGTAGATCTGCGGCACACCGGCCCGGGTGTCGGTCCACACGACCACGGCGCTGCCGTCGGGTGCGGTCGCCACCTGCGGTTCGCGGGAGAGGATGCCGCTGCCCGACACGCCGCCATCGCTTGCCGAACCGCCCAGATCCGCCCAGCGTCCCCGGTGATCCGTTCCGTCCGGCAGCGTGGCGGCTTCGCGTGCAACCGAGAAGTCGATGGCCTGGAGCGCGGGCGCCGCAGTTGCCGTGGGTGCCGAGAAGGCCGCGTTGTCGAGCGCGTCGCCGAAGTCGATGACGTTGCCGGAACCGCCGCTGGATTCCACCGCCACGAAGCCGGCCACGCCCTCGATCAGGTCGTCGCCGCCTTCGCCGAACAGCAGGTCGTTGCCGCCCTGCCCATACAGCCGGTCGCGTCCGGAACCGGCTTCGTTCAGCCCCGTCCCGAAATCGCCGTAGAGGGTGTCGACGGCGTTGTCGTCCTGCGCACCCGCGTCGGGGAAATGACCGTAGAGCGTGTCGTGATCGGCACCGCCCACCAGAACGTCGCTGCCGCCGGCACCCTGCAGCAGATCGTCCCCTGCGCCACCTTCGAGGATGTCGTCGTCCGCGCCGCCGTCCAGCGTGTCGTTGCCGGCGTACCCCCAAAGACGGTCGCGGCCAGCCCCACCCAGCAGCGTGTCGGCGCCGTCGTCGGAGCCGTGGATCTGGTCGTCGCCTTCGCCGCCGTCTGCCGTGTTGAGACCGAAGCCCGTATGCAGCACGTCGTCGCCGCGTCCGCCGAACAGCTGGTCGTTGCCGAAACCGCCCTCGATGAGATCCAGACCGCCCTGGCCGTGCAGAACGTCGTCGCCCCACTCGCCGAAGATCCGGTCGGCCGCATCGTCGTCCCCGGCGTCCGTGAGGCCGTGGCCGAAGATCGCGTCCGCGCCGTGGCTGCCATACAGCGTGTCGGCTCCGGTGCCGCCCACGATCCGGTCGCCGCCGAGTCCGCCGTCGACCCAGTCGATGCCTGCGCCCGCATCGATGTCGTCCGCGCCGCCGAGACCTTGGATGACGTCGTCGCCCTCACCTCCCTCGATGCGGTCACCGAAACGCAACGCATCGCCGAAATCAGGATCCGCCTCGGCCCCGTCTTCCGACCCGAAGAGGCGATCGTTGCCGGCCCCTCCCCGGAGCACATCGCCCACACCCGCGTCCGCCACGAGCAGGTCGTCGCCCTCGTCGCCGTCGATCTCGTCCGCGCCCTCGCCGCCGTAGAGATCGTCGTCCTTGCGCCCGCCGCGCAGGATGTCGTTCCCGCGCCGGCCCCAGCCGGTGACGGCCATGGTGAGGCCCGTGGCGATCAGCACGTCGTCGTCGTCGTCGCCCAGCATGGTCAGGCGGGACCCGGCAATCTCGCCCGTGAGGGACAGATGTCCTCCGGCACCCGCATCCGCGTTGCGGTGATCGACGGCGAACACGAGCGGGTCGTGCGCGAAGACCCGGCCCGTCACGGCGATATCGTCGCCGGACTGCAGCGTCACCGAACCGAGCAGCGCGGTCACTTCGGCGCCTGCGCCGACCACGATGTCCTCGCCGGCGGCATCGCTGTCGCGGGTGGTCAGGCGGATCTCGCCCTGTGCCGCATCCACACGTTCCACTGCCAAGGGGCCGGCGGTTTCCACCAGGAAGACGTCGGACTGCGCCAACGCCAATACGAGCGCGCTGCCCGACAGCTGCGAATCGATCTCCAGATCGTTGAGGTGCGAGCCGATGCCGCCACCGTTGGCGCGCAGCACGATGCGGCGTCCCACGACGTCGGCTTGGGCGTCACCCAGTGCATCGACGATGCCTGCCGGTGACGTCAGGAATACGTCGCCGGTGGTGGACACGATCCGGCCCACGCGCATGTCGCCGGCGAGTTCCGCAAGCGTGATGTCGCCATTGGTGTGGACATCGATCGCGCCGTCGCCGGTGAGATCGGTCGTGCCCACGAGGGTCATGCGAGTGCTGCCGAACGCAGCCGCGATGCGGATGTCGCCGCCGGCGCGCACCAGACCGAAGGTGGTGAGACTGTCCACCGCCGTGGCGCCCGTGCCGAAGATGCCCATGGACGGCACGAACATGGGACCGCCGACGTTGGACTGGTAGTGACCGAGGTACGTGCCCTGCGAAGCCGGTCCGGGAGTCCCTGCGAGCGCATCGATCGTCGGCTGGTACCACGTGACCGTCACGGTGTAGCCCGACGGAGCGGCGGACACGGTCGTCTGCTCCAGAGCCGGCAGCAGCAGCACGTCCACGTCGCCGCCCGCGTCCAGCGTGCCCAGAGCCAGCGCGAGGGGGCCGGCGGCCGCATTGCGGTCCAGCAGGCGAAGCTGCAGCGCCATGTCGCCGCCGGCATCGGCATCGAGCGTGGGCGTGCGGCCTTCGCTTTCCACCAGTTCCACGGCAAGACGAGCGGCCGTCGAGGCGATGTCGCCTTCGACCTCGATGTTCGCGACGTTCGTGCGGATGAGCGCGGAAGCCGACGAGCGGATGTCCCCGCGACGGTTGATCACTTCCGTGAGTCCCAGCGGGTTGTTCACCACCCCTTCGAAGACGATGTCCGGCGTCCCCGCCGAGCCAAGATTCGCGATGTCGATGCGCGTGGGGCCGTACTCGTGCGCGATGTCGAAGTGGAACTCGTTCTCGTCGGCATCGATCCTGACCGTGGCGGTGCCCGAGCGGTCGACCGGATCGATGTCGTTGATGACGAGATCCTTGGTCGACAGGTTGGTGATGTTCACCGTCTCCCACGTGTGACGCACGGTGAGCGTGCCCTGGTCGCCATCGATCTTGCCGTTCACGCCGCCCTTCAGCTGCGTGCCGAGGACGTCGATGGCGTAGTAGGACGGATTGACGCGGAACCGCGCCGATCCGGCGTTGCCATCGTTGCTGATGTCGTTGACGACGATGCGGTCGCCCAGGTCCACGGCATCCAGTCCACGCTCGACCACGATGCTGCCGGAGGCATTGACGAGCAGTTCCGGCGTCGGCGCGGACAGCAGCACCGTGTCGGCGTTCCAGGTGATGTACCGGTCCCATCCCAGCGGCTGGAAGTGCGACGTGGCCTTGGTGCTGACCAGACTCAGGTCGGGCTTGTCCGCGCTGGGGGCCGCGATGGGCAGGCCCAAGCTCACGTTCGCGAACACATCGACGTTCTTGGAAGCGACCACCGCGTCGGGTTCGCCGATGATCCGGGACATGACGCGGTGCATCGACCAGGCATCCGCGTCCGCGCTTCCGACGGCACCCGCTCCCCAGGAAGTCGGGCGGGCTTCGGTGGCGATGCCGGTGTGCGTCGCGACGATGCGGGCGTTCTCGACCCCGGTGAGGTGCGCGCCCGAATCGATGCGCGTGACGGCGAGCGTGTTGACGATGGACACGGCCACGGCATCAGGATCGACGCCGAAGCCGCCGGCGCCGGCGTACGACGTGGTGACGAGCTGCGTGGCGTCCACACCCGCATCGACAGTGAGATTGCGCTGCGCTCGCACGTCGGCGTTGGCACCCACGCCCACCGTGATCGTGCGCGGGGTCACCGCATCGGTGGAGGACGCTCCGATGGTGTACCGGGCATCCGCCGTGCCGCCGCCGATGAAGGCGCCGCCGCTTGCATTGGCATCGGCGCTGCCACTGGCGCCCGTGCGGGCGCGCAGATCCACATCGTTGTCCGCAAGGATGTGCGCCCCGGCGCCGATGTCGACGGTGGTGGTCGGCAATGCCTGCACGTTCGCATACGCGCCGCTGGACGAATAACCCAGTGAGACGGCACCGGCCACCGCCTCGGCGATGGCGGTGTGACGGCTGTCGGCCGTCACGTCCACGTCGCGCCCCGCCGTGATGAAACTGCCGTCGGCCACGCGAGCGGTGACCGTGTTGCCGAAGGTGACGTTCGCGTTCGACGTGCCCAATCCTGCGAGGCCTGCACCGCCCGACGTGCCGGCGGAGACGGAACCGTTGGCGAACGACTGGGAAATGACGCCCACGTCGCTGCCTGCCGTGAGCTGTGCCGACACGCCTGCACCTGCGGTCACGGTCGGGGAGACGGTGACGTTCGAGTCCGCACCGCCGCCCGAGATGAACAGGGAGTACGACGGCCCCTGGCTCGACGCACGCGAAACACCGTCGGCCCCCAGGGCATCGAGCGACGCGGAGATGCCTCCAGCGCCGAGAAGGCGCTGCATACCCGCACCCGCCGACGTGATGTCGTACGCCAGCCATTGCTGCCCGGTGAGCGGCGCACCGTCGAGTTCGATGCCTTCGGCGCCGATGCGGTGCGTGCCGCCGGCTCCGGTCGCATTGATGTCC comes from Betaproteobacteria bacterium and encodes:
- a CDS encoding right-handed parallel beta-helix repeat-containing protein, with product MSVNTFTKRTEAAIGSNVTAFTDGDIRVLADSSEDLTNITAAAGGAGTVAVMFGAGIPVYTIRTRAFIGDDPSDGIASAGAGDVHAVGSIVVAADDRNEIDLIVGSAAGAGTAAVGGAAGVAVIDKFTESFIGAGARVTADGQSAVTSKTGEFGITYAPSATGIGNVDISEGRQVSAADGEVGIPEIAELDPRQDGSDYRTNGSFSGQRTPTAKEATNFRGLAVTATSRDDIETFTFSIAGGQVAVAVPASVNVIDADTRAYIGQNAKVNEDRTGAHAGQSVLVGAGSDFSYLAIEACGAGGYVGVATGVGVSVLKGLVEAFVADGASVFASDDVNVAARATEDLLILGGGFAGGVVGVAGSVNVPSLDNDTTAYIGAGSRVDAGGDVVVLATDDTHIDLITASLAGGFVGAGAAVGVMMITKDTMAFVGTGATVDADGRNDGFATSLNGDILEDAAGQATGFGRSVGHGLTVQAESKEDILQLTIAGAGGFVGVGGAVGVTLVDSDTNAFIGGNALINQAADNASASGGQTVFVGASNEMRALVIGGGVGGGFVGVGGAVSVGNVNNDVGATIQAGAKVAARRDVEVSAVAIKDLEGYTVSAAGGLVGVQGAISVWSLGTPISKNYTDAQGRSYNAMRGDNGATADGDAGSQAAAGRNQVNDMLTSYNQGDTSDNQTSANERMAGAARGAASRMNNAAPSATAITQAINSTATTQGTEAVIQAGAEIRAGEDIEVHANEKDEIALRLGGIAGGFVGVGVSVGTLSLGLNVRASAGGVLDAGGNVWVLADQEQDVDHKALSSAGGAFSVGASVSSISDASTRSAFLANGTSVPNAQEVLVRSIGDQDIVALTGQLVSGAGTSGASFTRIGVDNNSAEDTVAAIGASASIGSADHAVGRVEVTAISRVNADLTTLAPSVGGTATNVNFAFADVTPEVRARVNSGTAIHASGDVSVHAHTDHDVQSDVFGLTIGFAFAFGDNRARANSDASVSASLGGSITAGSVDVAAGHNVDSATMNPIHQVMGGSERSAHASVDAPTGGITAVSVSFAETINDTDVGAGLADGTTLDVNGVASIRAGALNFSHSRGNGFSASLVGGGLMDTRAKASGDVSATVGMNSTVDAGSLVIDAKGVDRADAKGQTTDLGALGVARFSEVVSTVDPTVTASIGEGAHVDVGSNVVVRADSSTDGDAVAEGMSIGLLGSFGGIDGTSRVTPTVSAQVLSSAVRPSSVTARTGSITLEATHGRNAEVSDGSFDAGSGVSTQDDTLSTTKPHGLKTGDRITYLADGGTVIGGLQDERGYGVIYVNGTTIKLGVPFKGTNVDSTQDVIRFDAPHGLNDGERLKIGNDGGPLTGGLASGQDVYVRVIDDRTVKLARTQAEALATTKTFAAGAVNASTDLVTLAGHGFAANQAVTYRGPRKLDFYANGVDVTAETIALGTESQPHGLVDGDQVVYRIEDIVLERPTNQPAAALGGLSANGTYFVKAVDATTVKLATSAQNLANGVFVNLSVSSAAQLTKHSLQKAAERAITGLVDGQTYYVLVNDADSFRLAATAGGPALDINATGAGGTHRIGAEGIELDGAPLTGQQWLAYDITSAGAGMQRLLGAGGISASLDALGADGVSRASSQGPSYSLFISGGGADSNVTVSPTVTAGAGVSAQLTAGSDVGVISQSFANGSVSAGTSGGAGLAGLGTSNANVTFGNTVTARVADGSFITAGRDVDVTADSRHTAIAEAVAGAVSLGYSSSGAYANVQALPTTTVDIGAGAHILADNDVDLRARTGASGSADANASGGAFIGGGTADARYTIGASSTDAVTPRTITVGVGANADVRAQRNLTVDAGVDATQLVTTSYAGAGGFGVDPDAVAVSIVNTLAVTRIDSGAHLTGVENARIVATHTGIATEARPTSWGAGAVGSADADAWSMHRVMSRIIGEPDAVVASKNVDVFANVSLGLPIAAPSADKPDLSLVSTKATSHFQPLGWDRYITWNADTVLLSAPTPELLVNASGSIVVERGLDAVDLGDRIVVNDISNDGNAGSARFRVNPSYYAIDVLGTQLKGGVNGKIDGDQGTLTVRHTWETVNITNLSTKDLVINDIDPVDRSGTATVRIDADENEFHFDIAHEYGPTRIDIANLGSAGTPDIVFEGVVNNPLGLTEVINRRGDIRSSASALIRTNVANIEVEGDIASTAARLAVELVESEGRTPTLDADAGGDMALQLRLLDRNAAAGPLALALGTLDAGGDVDVLLLPALEQTTVSAAPSGYTVTVTWYQPTIDALAGTPGPASQGTYLGHYQSNVGGPMFVPSMGIFGTGATAVDSLTTFGLVRAGGDIRIAAAFGSTRMTLVGTTDLTGDGAIDVHTNGDITLAELAGDMRVGRIVSTTGDVFLTSPAGIVDALGDAQADVVGRRIVLRANGGGIGSHLNDLEIDSQLSGSALVLALAQSDVFLVETAGPLAVERVDAAQGEIRLTTRDSDAAGEDIVVGAGAEVTALLGSVTLQSGDDIAVTGRVFAHDPLVFAVDHRNADAGAGGHLSLTGEIAGSRLTMLGDDDDDVLIATGLTMAVTGWGRRGNDILRGGRKDDDLYGGEGADEIDGDEGDDLLVADAGVGDVLRGGAGNDRLFGSEDGAEADPDFGDALRFGDRIEGGEGDDVIQGLGGADDIDAGAGIDWVDGGLGGDRIVGGTGADTLYGSHGADAIFGHGLTDAGDDDAADRIFGEWGDDVLHGQGGLDLIEGGFGNDQLFGGRGDDVLHTGFGLNTADGGEGDDQIHGSDDGADTLLGGAGRDRLWGYAGNDTLDGGADDDILEGGAGDDLLQGAGGSDVLVGGADHDTLYGHFPDAGAQDDNAVDTLYGDFGTGLNEAGSGRDRLYGQGGNDLLFGEGGDDLIEGVAGFVAVESSGGSGNVIDFGDALDNAAFSAPTATAAPALQAIDFSVAREAATLPDGTDHRGRWADLGGSASDGGVSGSGILSREPQVATAPDGSAVVVWTDTRAGVPQIYAARHGASGWIQLGTSASARGVSDAATPAYAPSVAIDAQGRVVVAWTQETATGREIRVARFDPAAQGGAGAWESLGTSLAAGGISGSGQADSARVVITAGGPAVIWLEGAADAKRIYAKTFSGGTWQALGANGASGAGIAGGAVTVQVEDLAAATDGTRVAVAWTQIDASTGARQAYLRELVSGNWTERAGSGTGSGMSGSTDGAYAGTLSYNARPTLAYHAGSLFAAWQTFSDEGAAITVVEYAGNAAAQVRGTFDTPELRSDPVLTSGGGVLRLLWTRAAYESSQTQLYAVRYTGAGFIEEVPGDASGAGLSLTGGSAQALAAATNAGGLPIVAWQDAASGVPGILARGSSVAVSRTFIADASTGVTLQQVLDSNDLGLGDLIVVHGAHGGPFTISAQDAGVTIVGAEGAVLNGPVTVASGAADVTFQRLRINGAVTVQGAARFTLTESHVTGDVRLEGGDSAQVTVSDVSGVIRVVDAVAHALIDGNTASALEVTAPGGIGASDLRVRNNTLRSITLGAAASGNIRGNHVSGGSIGLVISAAFDGLIADNLIESGLGVQYDAAAALIGNTIRGTTTGVRTTVAGAGALGFVAGSGVNHVEGGQTGVDMVNARIQYQHVTGAVTGVRGTGTIGGDSLDTANLIEENETGIGGFQGTIQYSRIAGNGMGIRAETGQQIHHNLVYRNTTAGVLISSRSGVGLYQNTFYAPQGDNVRIQTASSGVEVIGNIFWAESGYDLYVANDSQAGFFSDYNDLYASGTGKVGYWTKDFTDVLDWQADIARFDLHSIGATVVNPQWARPAFFDLHADDFRLRDPVAGLRFTSPSVDMADVRLDRALPPGYANLLTNPGFESGTTGWTVNVSGGVKAGAPAAWDGSNRFYAGDTEGGFAQQSVDLVAAGYSAQALDSGALDIVFGGRVRRADDGTRDEGKIVLRFLDGTGNLVGERTVDASDVADRWELMGGRASIPVGARSVVFRFEAERVGSGANDAWLDGAFLRVVSQAWAPDLGAYGFGTHESQPETARRIALRFPDLYTDWEKGEPLTIRWETTNNTGFSAVRIDLLQDTADGPKLYRSIVEATPDDGEFIWTPEASSVDFGTHRLRIQVSLVDAPEVLDRSQEVFSVPEDGKDYWVDDASDANDEFTPGATGSNRNTGKTAAAPKPNPVNVLRAYTLDAGAVLRIDTGDYPLIDALTLSGSLDLGLGLDEGFRITGPLDASRVATLFPAIPNTRFAGLIELNDADFVTVEHLSLVNSGRGLYVHDGSESFSASYLTATGHSVDGMTIDTSAQFSDFSHLTASGNGGWGIWIDGPIASLMDSIATGNGNGIRIAGVVSVVSRNVVTGNTSLGLAVVNAGNAKVQSNIATGNRVGLSVSNSTGTTLVGDTDLSAGNGNRANSNRANGIEASGNVVVAGNTASGNVSSGISVSGTRVVSNVTTGNATGISASGATVERNRVMANGSFGIDVSASILLGNVVYSNGTGVRAAGNSGSTLKHNLIYANGTAGVVLASAPDSQILGNTIQQGAGNVLSVTGNGVKVFDNILVSTDGIAINVSADSFTGFQSDFNLYDVTGAGQVGFWQGMPRSTLAAWRSGSLQDTNSLTGDALFVDTDGADNVLGYSGPLSDGRDDDFHLQSAYGTFAAGSFVPVLDPGSGLPSEVAVPTPVHLGATSPAIDRGRSSTDFSQEPAPNGGYVNLGAYGGTTQASLSPAQYVTVLSPNGGERIAQGRTVDIRWRSSGFSGNVDIQIAGPSTNDVFLPLSVGESNDGSYVWTVNAADFPVGNYTIRISSVADASIADTSDAPVQVITPISFYYVNDTSTEGDEFTTAAGSVNNDGLSPDRPMASLADVLSRYNLGAGDTILVDTGTYVLGANVVLSSDDSGVTIVGASGHGSVLDRGNTTNGAWALQFAGADDVTLEGLVFRGGQHGIGAANGADSDGVVLNDIVAIGNSHSGVAMDTSNDAWTVVGSRFESNSSYGLWSRSMDAVFEGNTFVGNGEGLHSEGVRTRIVGNEAFANNSWGFSVGGSGGVANRVLVEDNVAVGNRHGIALSGNAVLGSGNRTWSNNFNGLGYTTQRWRSGTTCGTTVMGWTPAMRRCARTSSTEIVVTGSGSGVRGSSRTGCTTTPG